CTGCCGATAAGTAATATGTCCCTGTTTCATTGGCAATCGCTAAGCCGATAATCTCAGCTTGGTGATAATTTTCCTCTAATACTTCAACGACAATTGCAGAGGGCGATTGTAGTATGTCTTCAGTCACGTGATTAACACGTTGTACGTCCAGATGTTCTAGCTCCTCTAAGTCAGAAAGAGTTTCTTCCATACCTAGCCGATCAAGGAGAGAGTTAAATTCTAGTTCTTTAAACAAGCTGATTAACTTGTCATTCTCCTTTTCACCTAACTTTAACTGATCTAGTGAGACATTTACTGGTGCTTCAAGCATAATTTCCGCAAGCTTTTTACTCATAAATGCTTGTTCTTTATTTTGTTCGAGATTCTCTTTTAGTTTTTTGCCACTTACTTTATCAAGTGCCTTATAAACACCTTCAATGGTCTTATACTCTTTAAGTAGTTTCAAGGCTGTTTTTTCCCCAACACCCGGCACTCCAGGGATATTATCGGAGCTATCTCCCATTAATCCTTTCATGTCAACAATTTGTTTAGGCGTGATGCCGTATGTATCGTCGACCATTTGTAAATCGTACGTATCTACATTTGTAATACCTTTGCGTGTCAACGCTACGTGAACGTTTGGAGATACGAGTTGAAGTAAATCTTTATCACCTGTATAAATTTTAACCTTCCACTGTTGTTGGTCGTTGACAGCTTTTGTAGCAAGCGTCCCAATAATATCATCGGCTTCATAATTATCTACTTCATAGTAGCGAATGTTAAAGGCATTTAGTAAATCTCTCATAACAGGTAATTGCTCAGCTAATTCTGGGGGAGTCTTCTCACGTTTCCCTTTGTATTCTTTAAACGTGTCATGTCTAAACGTTGTTTTACCTGCATCAAATGCTACAAGCATGTGTGTCGGTTGTTCGTCTTCTAATATTTTTAGAATCATCGTTGTAAAGCCGTATACGGCATTTGTGTATACACCTTTTTCATTATTTAAAAGTGGCAATGCAAAGAAAGCGCGATATGCAATACTATTTCCGTCTACTAAGACGAGTTTTTCCACATTTAACACCTCGTTTTTAATTAATAGTTCTATTTTATCATGAATCCTGTTTTTTCATTATTCAATTGGTTTAGAAGACACTAAAAGAATGTCGTTTTGGAAGAACTAATATGTTAGTGACTTTATCTTTGCAAAGGTTTCTAAAGCTAATGTCAGCTATAACGCAACTTAATGAAGGATGAGTAACCTCTTTTTCCCCTAACTTAACTCGTCATCCAAAGAACTTAACTATGTGGCAAAAACGAGCCATCGAAAGTTATACATAAAACGCCCCTTCAATCAGTGGACGTCATCATTCTTCTCCCACTGAGTGATAGGTGAGTGGATCAGGACATCGACATTAGCCTCTGTTATCTCCCAACTATATAGATTTTTCCCTTCTCTCTATTTTGAGACGTCGTTTTACGGACGGTTATCTGTGATAAATTTGCGTAGACACTAAACTAACATGTATCTTTATATTCTCATAAAGATATATAATGCGAAAGGCGATCTTCATGTTGCTTTTTCACAAAGAAAAAACGAAAGTCCAGGGGGGGAACTTTCGCTCAATACGGGAACGAATGGATTAGGTGAGAAATCAGGTTCTATTGCTCCTGATTGATTAACCCTTAACGTTTCCAATAAACAGATCACACTTATAGTGTAACGCGTAACTATTAACTAACTATAAAGAGACTGTAAAGTTAATATTACATTAGATACATTAGTCCTCTGTCTCTGATTGTCTATTTTTGTAAAACATAAGTCTGAAGTTTGTGCCTTTCCCTACTTCACTTTCTACTGCAATTTTCGCATGATGGGCTTCAGCTAAATGCTTAACAATGGCTAAACCAAGACCAGTGCCCCCAGAATTTCTACTGCGTGCCCTATCCACACGATAAAACCGCTCAAACACGCGGGGAATTTCCTTTTTATTTATACCAATTCCCGTATCCTCCACTTCCAAAATAACCGTTTCCGTTTGTTCTTTCACTCTTACGTTAATGCGTCCTCCTTCTGGCGAATAAACGATAGCATTATTAACGAGATTAATGAGAATTTGTTTAATCCGATGAGGATCTCCTTCAATACATGTGGAGCCTACTGCTTTTTTTTCTAATGTCATTTTTTTCGCTTCTGCTTTATTTTTCAAAATAATAAATACTTCATCTACCACTGAGTCCAATGTGACATGTTGCCAATTCAATTGAAATTTAGCGCCTTCTATTTTGGATAGCTCTAGTAAATCGACTATTAATCCTTCTAACCGTTCTGATTCGTTAGCAATAATCGTTAAAAAGCGTTTTCTTAAGTTTTCATCTTCCATGGCCCCATCAAGTAATGTTTCTGTAAACCCTTTTAACGAAGTAACTGGCGTTCGAAGCTCATGGGAGACGTTAGCTACGAAATCTTTTCGAGCTTGCTCTAGTTTCTTTAGTTCTGTAATATCGTGAAAAACTAGGACAATCCCTTTCAACTTTTCATCGGTGCCTATTATCGGTGCACCATGTACATCAACATGTTTAAAATAAATGCCTACAGAAAGTTTAAGTTGCTTTCTCGTACGACGTTCTGTAAGAAAAATTTCTTGTATAAACTGAATAATTTGTTTATGTTTAATGACTTTATAATAGAGCTGATTTTTCCATAATTCTGTTCTTTCGTCAAATAACTCTTTACAAGAACGATTTATCAGTGTGATGTCACCTTTAGCATTAATTAATATGAGACCGCTCCCCATATTTTCTATAAGTGTTTCGAGTCGTTCTTGTTGATTTTCATAAGTGGTCGTAATTTGGGATAAGTTTTCAGCAAGCACATTAATCGAGCGGTTTAATTCTCCTGTTTCTAAATTTTCCACTTCATATGTTCTCGCATCGAAGTTACCCTTTGCTAGTTCATTGGCAACTCGTCTTGCATCCTCAACGGGTTTTATCATCTGATTCGTTAATTTAGTGGCTAAAATTAATATAATTAGGAACGCAATAAAAAAAGAAACGAATAACAATGTCCAAATATTTCGGTAAACAGCATTCAATTCATCCATTTCCACGCCTAAACGGATGAATCCTGACTCTCCCCCCTCTGTCTCAAAAGGCAAAGCAAAATATAACAATTCTTTTCCAACGGTTTCACTATACCTCGTTTCTCTTCCACTCTCATTATCCATAACAGATTGAATTTCCGGTCGGCTCAGGTGATTATCCATTTCCACAGGGGAAGCCGCCGTTTCTGCTAATACGTCACCGTCTTCTTTAATAAGCGTTAAACGAACATCAAGTCGTTCAGCAATGTCAGATACTCTTTCTTGAAGTCTAGTTTCATCGGTTATATCTACTTCTTCAAGTTGATAAACGACTAAATGGGTTTCTTTTTCAATCCGATCGAACATTCTCTCTAAGTAAAAATCTTTAAAGAAGGGACCGAGCACTGCCCCTAAACTGAATAGGACAAGCAGGACAATTAAAGATAAGGGAACGATTAATCTAAATCGGTAGCTATTCATCTTTAGCTGGGTTATCTAATTTATACCCTAATCCACGAATTGTTTTTATATAAATAGGTTTTTTCGTATTAGGTTCAATCTTTTCACGCAAATGGCTTATATGTACATCTACAATGCGCGTATCTCCTACAAATTCATAATTCCAAACAGCATTTAATAGCTGATCTCTCGTCAGAACTCTCCCTTTGTGATTAACTAAGTAGACGAGTAATTCAAATTCTTTCGGTGTTAATTCTAACGCTTCTCCGCGCAAATAAACCTCATAGTTTTCTGGAAAAATATCCACATCGCCAATCGTCATTTTTTTAGACGTTTTTTCCATTTCATCGTTTTGAATCACTTTTTGAGAACGTCGAAGAATCGCCCTTACTCTCGCCACAACTTCTCTCGGGCTAAAAGGCTTCGTTAAATAATCATCGGCCCCTAGTTCTAACCCTAACACCTTATCAAACTCTTCATCCTTTGCGGTAAGCATTAAGATAGGTGTTAAGATTTTATTTTGCCTTAACGCTTTACACACTTCTAAACCATCCATTTCAGGGAGCATCAAATCCAAAATGATTAAATCAAATGATGTCTCCACCGCTGTATTCAAGGCTGTTTTTCCGTCCATTGCAGTCGTCACATCAAAACCACCTTGTTCCAAATTAAATTGTAGCAAGGTCAAAATTGATTCTTCATCATCGACAATTAATAATTTTTGCGACATACTGGTTCCTCCTGCACCGCTTTGATCCCCTATCAAAGCCATTTCTAAGTTTTTGTGACTGTTTAATTTCATCATACTACATTTTCATTTTTTAACAAAGTTGCAAAAGTTGCTTTTTCATTATTACTTTTCTTCCTCCAACTGGTTATAATTTATCACAAATTACCGTCCGTAAAACGCCACCTCAAAATAGAGAGAAGGGAAAA
The Salipaludibacillus sp. LMS25 DNA segment above includes these coding regions:
- a CDS encoding response regulator transcription factor, whose translation is MSQKLLIVDDEESILTLLQFNLEQGGFDVTTAMDGKTALNTAVETSFDLIILDLMLPEMDGLEVCKALRQNKILTPILMLTAKDEEFDKVLGLELGADDYLTKPFSPREVVARVRAILRRSQKVIQNDEMEKTSKKMTIGDVDIFPENYEVYLRGEALELTPKEFELLVYLVNHKGRVLTRDQLLNAVWNYEFVGDTRIVDVHISHLREKIEPNTKKPIYIKTIRGLGYKLDNPAKDE
- the pnpS gene encoding two-component system histidine kinase PnpS, which codes for MNSYRFRLIVPLSLIVLLVLFSLGAVLGPFFKDFYLERMFDRIEKETHLVVYQLEEVDITDETRLQERVSDIAERLDVRLTLIKEDGDVLAETAASPVEMDNHLSRPEIQSVMDNESGRETRYSETVGKELLYFALPFETEGGESGFIRLGVEMDELNAVYRNIWTLLFVSFFIAFLIILILATKLTNQMIKPVEDARRVANELAKGNFDARTYEVENLETGELNRSINVLAENLSQITTTYENQQERLETLIENMGSGLILINAKGDITLINRSCKELFDERTELWKNQLYYKVIKHKQIIQFIQEIFLTERRTRKQLKLSVGIYFKHVDVHGAPIIGTDEKLKGIVLVFHDITELKKLEQARKDFVANVSHELRTPVTSLKGFTETLLDGAMEDENLRKRFLTIIANESERLEGLIVDLLELSKIEGAKFQLNWQHVTLDSVVDEVFIILKNKAEAKKMTLEKKAVGSTCIEGDPHRIKQILINLVNNAIVYSPEGGRINVRVKEQTETVILEVEDTGIGINKKEIPRVFERFYRVDRARSRNSGGTGLGLAIVKHLAEAHHAKIAVESEVGKGTNFRLMFYKNRQSETED